The Acidimicrobiales bacterium genomic interval GATTCCTCAAATCGCCGGATAGGCGATCCGACGGGATGAGTGCCTGACAGGGAAGTCGGGTCCACTCAAATCAAGGAGGAGACAGTGAGTCTTCGCATCAACTCGAACGCTGCGGCGTTCAATGCGTATCGCAACCTCAGCGTCAACGACACCCAGATGTCCAAGTCGCTGGAAAAGCTCTCTTCGGGCTTCCGCATCAACCGCGCTGCTGACGACGCTTCGGGCCTCGTCAAGTCGGAAGGCCTCCGTGCCGAGATCCGTGGCACGCAGCAGGCCGTGCGCAACGCTCAGGACGGCGTCAACTTCGTGCAGACCGCTGAAGGCGCGCTGAACGAGGTTCACTCGATCCTGCAGCGCATGCGTGAGCTGGCGGTCGACGCCTCGAACACGGCGACCACCAACGGCACCGCGCAGCAGGCGGAAGTCGCCGCCCTCAAGACCGAGCTCACCTCGATCGGTTCGCAGACCAAGTTCGGTAGCCAGTCCGTGTTCTCGGGCAGCTCGGTTACCTTCCAGGTCGGCGCCAACGCCGGCGACACCATCACGGTGACCGTCGGTGCGCTGTCCTCGAGCAGCGTCGGTGGTACCGACGTGTCGGGTGTGGACGTGAGCACGGGCGCTTCGGCGGCCATCACGACCATCGACACCGCCATCGGCACCCTGTCGACCCAGCGTGCGAACCTCGGTGCTGTGCAGAACCGCATGGAGCACACGATCAACAGCCTCAACGTCGCCGTCGAGAACCTGACGGCTTCGGAGTCGCAGATCCGTGACACGGACATGGCCTCTGAGATGACCATGTTCACCAAGAGCCAGATCCTGGTTCAGGCCGGCACGGCGATGCTCGCCCAGGCGAACGCCGCCCCGCAGGCCGTCCTCAAGCTGCTCCAGTAGTAACCCTTCTCTCCAGGGGCGTTGGTGGCCGTCGATCCGCCATCCGGCCACCAACGTTCCCCTGGAGGATCCCGTTCTCGCACCTAGCAATCTGAGGGAGGGCCCATGTCTTCGGTTGACGGGCTCATTACCGGACTCCAAACCAGCACCATCATCGACAACTTGATGAAGGTTGAGCGTCAGCCTGAGACTCAGATGGCGACGCAGAAGTCGGCCTACGACGCCCAGGCCGCCGCCTGGGCCGACATCAGCACCGGTCTGAGTTC includes:
- a CDS encoding flagellin — encoded protein: MSLRINSNAAAFNAYRNLSVNDTQMSKSLEKLSSGFRINRAADDASGLVKSEGLRAEIRGTQQAVRNAQDGVNFVQTAEGALNEVHSILQRMRELAVDASNTATTNGTAQQAEVAALKTELTSIGSQTKFGSQSVFSGSSVTFQVGANAGDTITVTVGALSSSSVGGTDVSGVDVSTGASAAITTIDTAIGTLSTQRANLGAVQNRMEHTINSLNVAVENLTASESQIRDTDMASEMTMFTKSQILVQAGTAMLAQANAAPQAVLKLLQ